The DNA sequence CTTCACAAGGCCAGAGCCGCCTGAGATCTGCACAACCGCGCCGGAAAACTCATCAGTTGCTGTACCGACCGCAATATCAACCTCAGGCTCATCAGCCTCATAGGTTGCCGGATTCAGCACGAGCGAAAGCCGTCCGTTGTACTCATCCACCTTTGCATTCGTCACATGATACACGCGGCCAGGCTCAAGCTTCTCCTTTGTATCATCCTTCCAGAGAACAAACTTCACGCGGCCGGTCTCATCACCAACAAGACCGGTCTGCAGCATGCGGTCGCTCCGCGACTCCCACTCCTCAACAAACTTCACCCGCAGCGAAGCATACCCGACCGCGAGATCGCGAACACTCGTCACCGGAAGAGGCGTCGTGGGCGCCACACCTTGCACCGCAATATCCACGTCGTCCTCGACAACCGAGTACTCGGCACTGTTCAGCGCAAGCGAAAGCCGTCCATTATACTCATCCACCTTCGCATTCTTGATCAGATACACCTGACCGGGGACAAGTTTCTCTTTGGAAGCATCCTTCCATAACACAAACTTCACACGACCGGTCTCATCACCAACAAGACCGCTCTGCAGCATACGCTCGCTCCGCGACTCCCACTCTTCGGCAAACTTCACGCGAACGGTCGCGTAGCCCACCTTCAGATCGCGGATGCTTGTTATCGGCAGCTCTTCTTTGGGTGCAGCAGTCACGACAGGGACATCAATCTCTGCATCCTCATCCTCCATCCACACGCCAGAGTTCAGCGCAAGCGACAGCCGCCCGCCGAACGTGTCCACGCTCGCATAGAATATATTATACACCGACCCAAGCGAGAGTTTCTCTCTGCCTTCGTCCTTCCACAGAACAAATTTCATCTTACCTGACGCGTCCGCAACAAGGCCGCTTTGCAGCATACGTTCGCTCCGGGACTCCCACTCCTCAACAAACTTCACCTGCACTGACGCAGCAACGCCCGGAGAAAGACTTGCCAGAGGCACCGGAGGTGCCGGCATCAGACTCCGGTCGTCATCAATCTGGGTAACCTTGGATCCTGAATGAATCTTCAGACTCGGCACGTCACGGAACGAATCAACTACAGCCGACTCGATTCGGTACCACTGCTCAAGCTCCATCAGAGGAATACCATCAGCCTTGGAAAACACCACGAACCGCACCGCGCCCGAACTGTCCGCAAGGACACCGGTCTGCGCAATCGAGGGAGAGTTCGGCGTCTGCAAAGACACAACTTTCACCTCAATGGTGACCCAGTCGTTGGGCTGGATGTCGGCAAGAGCAAACACGCCTCCTTCCGGCGCAGCCGCGGCAGCAGGCTGCTCGTCAGCCGGAATATCATACAGCCGCAGCTGGTCGGACAGAACCTTGCGTTCAGCCTCATATGCAACCACACCGAACTCGTTGATGTAACTTGCAAGTTTTTCCGTAATGCTCTGCCTGTCCGGCGAAACTCCTTTGGATTCTAATTTTTGGGAGATTCTGTCGGTAATCTGCTGGATCTGTTCTGGGTCCATAATGATCTCCAACAAACTGATTGGTGTGTTGGGATATAAAACCCTGACCACGCGTACTGAAAATGCTCAGTTCGGAAACATCAAGTAGTAAAGTAGCTAATCTACTATACATGGCAATCACCATCGATTCAACGATCGCAGAGCTTCTCCGCGAGAAACCGCAGAGCGCCGCAGTTCTTCAGAGCTTCGGCATGGGCTGCCTTGGTTGTGCAATCGCAAACAACGAGACCATTCGCGAGGCAGCAATGGTTCACGGCATCCCCTTAGAAGAGCTTACCAAGAAGCTCGGTATCTAAGTCTCTACATAATTCACTTTTTTTGAACAAGTTTCAGTTCGGCAACGCCAGCTTCAGGATTTTCCAGCAAATGAGAGGCAACGTTCGGCACGTGAACGAGCCGGCAGTCCATGCAGCTCCAGACATCTCCGTTCGGCGTTTCGATCATGGCGCCAAGCGAGAGGTCCATGCATGGATAGAGCGGGCAGTAGCAGAAACTGCACTGTTGCTCAGCATATTTGTGACATGGGTAGTAGGGGCAGCCTTCCGGCACCCACTCGGTCCAGTGATCTCCGCCGTACCGGCTGTAGATAAAATAGGAGGGACGCGTTCGTTTGACAAAACCGGGAGCGTCCCGCGACCATCCACGGGAGACGCCCCAGGTTGAAAGGAGATAGTTGTCAAATCGTATCAGCGCTTCAGTAAGCGCCTGACGAACTGCTTTGGCAATCCTCTCTCCGGTTTCGGTGAGGATTCCTGCAAACATCTCAGGGGTGGAGAGGGATTTTTCTGCGGCAACGACGACAGCGTCCGTGGGGGACGCACCGGAAGGAAGTTTTCGGTCGGCAAGTACCTGCATTTTGACTTCGGTTGCGGTAGTCATTGCGCCAAGCAGTGCGGCGTCGGAGAGAGGACGGGTTGAAGTGACGATGATGTTTATAGTGCGGTTGCTGTCAGAGACGCCTGCGGTGACGAATACGGTGATGTAGTCGTACTTGGCGATGCAGAGATTGGTTATCGGGACTGCGGTTAAGAGGCCGAACTGGGGCTGAAGGAATCCCTGTTCGCTCGAGATGCGGTCGATCTCTCTGGACGCGTCGCCGGAAAAATTTCTTGGGACGGTGATGTTGAGAACTGTCCGGACGTCGGCAATGCCGCCGTCCACTCCGCTGCTTGCGGCGCGGAAGTTTCCCCGAACGATCAGGACATTTTCTCTGAGATAGTACCGCATGAGGAGTTAGACGTCTTTTTGGTAGGTGTAGAGCGAATAGTAGTCGACAACCGTTTTTTCAACAGATTCTGCTGGTTTCTTTTCAAAGATTTTTCCAAGCAGGCCTTTTTTCGACTCTTCGGCAGCCGGGTTCGGGTCGACCATGACTGTTTTGACGTGGCGGTAGCCGCGGGAGATTTCGCCTGCCGGGACGAAACCGGATTTGGTGAGGAAGTTCATTGCGGCAGGGTTCATGCCTGAGATGCGGGGGCAGACGAGTGCGGCAAAGCCGAGTTCACGGGCGGTTTTGCTCGAGTGTTCGCTCATGGTTTTCCCAACGCCAAGGTTGCGGAAGGAGAATTTGACGGCGTAGAGGACTTCGGCGATGTGGGAGCCTTTGCCGAGGTTGAGTTTGCGGAGCAGGTAGACGCCGGCAACTTCGCTGCCGATTTTTGCGCAGTAAACGCGGTACTGGTCCAGAAACTTTTGCATCTCTTCGGGGATGAGAGCGGTTTCTTCGAGGAATGCGTCTCCTTCGGCGATGATGGAGTTCCAGACGGTCATGACATGGTAGAGGTCTGCGGATTCATAGGGACGGATGGTAATATTCATGGTACTATACAGTTATTGGGATGAATCTGATATAAGAACAATCCTGTGAGTACTGTATGATTTTTTTGAAAAACGCGAATGGCGCGAATAGCGCGAATAAAAATCGCCAATGGTGATTTTTCAAAGGTTTACTATAATTACTTATTTTTCAGACAAAACTCTCAATTTCAAAAAACATCAGTTATTTTTTGAAAAATCGCCATTGGCGATTTTTTTATTCGCGTTTTTTTAATTCTTGATCAGAAATCCCCGTCCTGTTCGAAACTTCTGCCGAACCGAATCGCAAGCTCTGCTTTGTAGAGTTCCTTACCGAGATATCCGGCATGGTCAAGGAGCGAGACACCGTTCTCGGCGAGGATTGTCGAGAAGACATCATACCAGTTTGTGCCGCGAACGGCACGGCCGTTTCGCACCGCAACGATCATGCCGCCTTCAATGCCGATGCGGAAATTGCCGCAGGGGTCGTACTGGGCGAGATCGTCTGATGCCGCTGGCGCGTCAGAGATTTTTTCATACACGAGAGGAGGTTCTCTTCTGCATCGTTTTTCTTTGAGGATCAGAAGATCAACGCCGACGTCTTTCGGGTAAGGGCGGCCTTCTGATAACACCATCATCTCTGCGGCACGCCGCATCTCAGCAGTTGCGCCATGGGTTTTATCGGAGTGTTCGGAGACAAGCACGGCAGCAACACCGCACTCTGCGGCGGCTGAGGCAAGCAGGGCACAGATACCCGGGCTGTCGGCGTCAACCATCTCAATCACGTTCACGCAGCCGAGAACTTTGGGGCAGCCGAACTCAGGCAGGTAGCCGGCAAGCGAGGGGACGAGACCGGAAAGCGGCGGCTGAAGAAGCGGGTCGGCGAGAATTTTCGATAAGCCTGCAGCCTTTGCGGCGGCAACGGTCTCTTCAAGCGTTGCATTGCGGGGGATGAGAACCGCTGCGGCTCCGCACTCTCGGACTGCATCAGCAAGGAGGGGGATGGTTTCCTTGGTCAGGGAAAAGATCAGATCGCACCGGAACAAGGCGGCTCTGATAAGCTCAGGGTCGAGGGTATCGACCGAGAGCGGGATGTCGATGTCTGCGATCGCGGAAAAACAGCGGACGACGTCGTCAGCGGTCGCGTCAAATCCGAACCCGATATCCACGACGTCAGCACCGCAGGAGATGGCGGCGAGAACTACGTCCCGCAGGGCAGGATGGCGGTGGGCGTCCATGATCTCATGGATGACTTTGATGCGGGAAGTTCCCCCGAACTTCACGCCGCGAATGGTAAACTCAGGCGTTGCCGTGTCCTCTGATTCGGCAAGTCGGGACGCGGCAAGTTTTCGCCGGACGTCCGCGAGGAGATCATCAGCGGGAATTGTTTTCGAAAGTTTTCCTTCCAGAATCAAAGGAACAGAGAGCCGCATGTCTGCGGCATGGCGGGTTCCTTTTCGCACCGGAACTCCTGACTGCTGCTCAACCGAGTCAAAGGATGCCGTACACATGCCGGAGACGACGACGCAGTCGTAGACTCCTGCTTCGATGAGGCGGGTGAGAACTCCCGGAGAAAGAAAGGATGCAATTTCCCCAATCGGCACGATATCAAAGGTAAACGCATCAACATCAGCGAGAGCGGCACGCAGTGACGCCTCGCTCTGATGGCCGGTAGGGAAGAGGACGTGCATAGATGATTTATTTTATTGTGCTCCAACATCGAAATAGTTGGGGTTGGGTGTAGCCGGAGGATGCGGCTACAAAATAACCAGTGTTTGCGAAGCATTTTGGAAAAATACCTGAGTATGCAGAAGATAAGAATCTTGTAGCCGCTAAATCGACATTGTGATCTTTGGTAAAATATTACTCATAAACAGAATAGCAAAAACTCGGCTACATCGGCTACAAAATTTTTGAAAAACAAAAGAAACCCACTTATTTCAAAAATTACCCGAAATAATTGAAAATTTTGTAGTCGCACATGCGGCTACATTTGCCCAGTTCGTAGAAACACAGTAGCAATGTTAATCAGGAATAAGAGAGAACTCCCTAATCATCAAAATGGTCCTTCTCAAATGTGATCTGCATGTTCACACAAACGCGTCGCGAGACGGCGAGAGTTCGGTCGAAGAGGTCATCGCATCAGCGATTGCCGCAGGACTTGACGCGGTTGCCATCACCGATCACGACACAACAGAAGGAGCCATCCATGCCCTCACCCTGAAAAATCCGGGAATTATGATCATTCCGGGAATTGAGGTCTCCACAAAACAGGGACATCTTCTGGTGCTTGGCACGGCACAGGTTCTTGCGCCAAAACAGGATGTGCTCAAAACAATAGCCGAGGCAAAAGCCCTTGGAGCGGTAACGGTCATTCCGCATCCGTTCCATCGATGGCGGCACGGTGTCGGCCTCAAGTGCCGGATCGCACTGAAAGATGTGGATGCGGTCGAGGCGTTCAACAGCAGATACATTATCGGCACGGCAAATCAGAAGGCGGCAAAAGTCGCGAAAAAGTATCAGCTGCCGGTTACGGCTGGCTCTGACGCCCACAACTGCAAGTATGTCGGTTTCGGGGTAACCGAGATCGATGCTGAGGAGAGATCAGTTGAGGCAATTCTTGCGGCGATGCGAGCAGGAAGGATAACCTGCACCTGCAAAAAAACGCCGCTCCGCACCTATACCCGCCAGTCATGGGACAACACGGTCCGAAAGGTTCGCAGACGCGTGCCAAAGTTCCGGCACCGGCCACGGCGGCGGATGGTTCACAGGAAGAAATGAAGCTGGCATTTCTTCTCGGATACAAGGGTGACGAGTTTGCCGGCTCGCAGTTTCAGCCGAACAAGCGAACGGTCGAAGGAGAGTTTGTTGCAGCAGGCGTAGGCCTCGGCATTTTTTCTGATGCAAAGGATGCGCATTTCCGAATTGCCGGCAGGACAGACCGAGGGGTTTCCGCACGACGGCAGGTTGCATCCATCACTACGGATTATCCGGAGAAGGCTGTTGACGCGCTGAACTTCTGGCTGCCTGATGATATCTGGTGTCTGGGCTCAGCTGAGGTGGATCCAAATTTTTATCCCCGCTATGCGGTTACGAACCGGACCTATCGGTACTATTTTCCCTATCCGGCGAATATTTCCGCAATGAACGAGGCGACGGAGAAGTTTGTTGGCGTCCACGACTTCACGCGGTTTTCCAAGATGGAGGAGGGACGAGATCCGAACCGGACGGTGACGAGTGCTTCGGTGTTTGCGGGAACTGACGGGCGTCCGGTCTTTGAGGTGTCGGCGAAAAGTTTTCTCTGGAATATGGTGAGAGGGATGGCAGGCGTTCTGGCATTGATTGGTGCCGGGATTGCAGAACCTGCGGTAGTTGATGAGCTGTTGAGCGAAACTGGCCACCGTGTGCATCCCGCACCCGCCAAGGCGCTGATATTCTGGGATGCTGAGTGCGGAGTTGTGTTTCAGCCGATGCGGCAGGCACGGGAGACGGCACGGATGCTCGGACGGGCGTCCGCTGCTGCGCGGATGCAGGCGATGATGACCGAGGCACTTATGGATGAAACACCAGAGGAGATGTGGCGGCTGAGGCTTGCGCGTGAGTATCCTGATATCAGGAAGAGTTGAGCAGGCCTGCAATCCGCCGCCCTTCGGACTCGGCCTTTGCCACTGATTCGGGCCAGCCCTTTACCCCGCCGTGCTGATCCATCCCCGGGAAAAGAACATTTTCCGTATAGGAAAATCCGGCATCATTGAAGAACGCACACACCACAGGAAACGCCCCGTCAAAGATGTGGAGAATATCCTGGCCTGATGTCCCCAGATACACACCGATATGGTTTGCAAGGTGTTCTGGCGAAAACGACAACGTCTTCGTAACAAACTTCTGCGCCCAGAGAAACTGACCGCGGTCGATGAAGGACTTCATCTCGGCGGTGACCGTCATAGAGTAGATGGGAGATGCGAGCACGAGGATGTCTGAAGACATCACCTCTTCAAAGATCGGTGTCAGATCATCGGTCAGGATGCAGACTCCTTTCTTGTGGCATGCATTACAGCCCCGACAGTTTTTATGATCAATATCCACGAGAGTTATCTTCGAGATTTCGGCACCCGCACTCTCCGCACCACGAAGAAACGCGTCGAGAACCGTTTCAGTATTGCCGCGTTTGCGCGGACTTCCGTTGATAGCAAGAATACGGGTCATAATTCCTCAATAGCTGCCGCAAGAACTGCGGCGGTTTCTTTTGTTCTGGTGACCGACACCTGGCTGTTCACAAAGTCGGTCTTCTTATCAAGACCATTGAGAAGGAGAAGCATTGTGTGTTTCGGTTTGATGCCTGACACATCAAACAGAAATCTTGCCACAGGCACAGTGTGTTCAAAGATATTCTCACGGGTCTGACCTGCGGTTGCGATGAAAAGGCCGACCTTTTTTCCCTTTGGTTCTTCAAAGGTGTGCAGCACGTACTTCCGTGACCAGAAAACCTGGCATCGGTCGATCAAAGCTTTTGCCTGCGAACAGACCGACATTGAGTAAACGGGGGAAGCAAAGATCAGCACATCTGCTGCGAGGATTTTTTCGGAAAGACCCTGAAAGTCATCCTCCTGAATGCAGCGGCCGAGCTTTTCACATGCCCCGCATCCTTTACAGGGAGCAACCGAGAGGTCGGACAAGACAACTTTCTCCTTCGTGAAGCGGTCGCCAACCTCTTCGAGAACCATATCAAGCGCAGACTCGGAGTTGCCGTGGCGGCGGGGAGAGGTTGTTATGGCAAGAATATGCGCAGACATGATTGAGTATATCGACAGGATGAATGATAAACTCAATGGAATATGCAAATATTTTCGGAACGACCGGAAAAAACAGTGCGAGGGGAGGGATTCGAACCCGCGAACTCCTTGAGAGCAGATCTTGAGTCAGCCTCCGTTGGCCACTTGGATACCCTCGCAAAAAGACGGATAATATATTAGAAGGAGGAGAACATCAACCTGTCGCAGATTTTGGCGAAAGTTTTTCGAGTGAAAAAAATAATTTCCGTGTTTGGGGAGTCTTAGTAGGAAACATTTCTCGGAATAACCACGGAATGCACGGAGCATACGAAGTTTCACGGAAAAAATGCACAGAGAACGCCTGCGCCGCAGGTGTTCTCCGTGCATTCCCGCGAAGCGGTGAGCAGACCAAAGGTATGCGATTTTCAGTGAAGTTCCGTGAAATTTCAGTGCATTCCGTGGTTACTCCAAGTAAGCCACACACAAAATGTCAAAAAAACAAAAATCACTTCTCCGGCATCTCGCAGTGCACATGAATCGGGCACCCCTCATCCGCATGACCACCGTTTCGCATCACCCAGGTAAGCAGGGGAATAAGCAGCTCACGCAGTTCCCATCCCGGAACCGTCAGATAGTACCGCACAACAGGAGGCGTCTGATCCACCACCTGACGGCTGATAAGTCCGGCCTCCTCAAGATCCTTCAGTGTGTTTGACAGCGTCTTCGAACTGATGTTGCAGAGATAACGTTTCAGCTCATTAAATCCCGCAGACCCGTGATTGCCGATAACCGCAATGATCATCAGAGCCCATTTCTTACTGATCGTATCAAGCAGCCCATGCAGCGGACAAAAACAGATCTCAGAATGTACTGGCAACTCCTCAGAGATGATAACCACCTTACTTCAGTACTTGGAATTTTCTCCATGATAAACTACGACGCCCAATTAATCAGGGAGGCCAGTGATAAATCAGAACACAGTGTAAAGATTATTTAACAACCACTCGCATATACTTATTATTATGGGAAAGAACAGCGCGGAAATTGTCGCAGTAGTAATAGCAGTAATGGTAGTATTCGCAGGAATCGCCGCAGGCTTTGGAGGGTTCATGATTCAGGACACAGGTTCCACATATGCAGACACATTTGCACAAAAAACAGGAACCACCCTGACAACGGTTGTAGCACCGGCAGACTATGATGTGGATCAGGTAGCAGTATTCCAGATTCCGGGCGGGGCCTACATCGATGCAAAATCCCTCATCAGCGCATACAACGGCAACACCGACAGCGTAATCGTCTATAATGTTGTGGATGGAACAATCGTTGGCGAACAGAGTGCCCCGATCACCTTCAACCATGCAGCAGGACTCCTGAATACCGCAATGGGAAAACAGCTGATCAATCTCGCAACAGCAGCTCAGACATAAAACCCAATATGCCAAAACATATCAAAGACCCAGTACACGGATATATCGAAGTACCTGCAGATCTTGTGCCGCTCGTGGATACCACGATTGTGCAGCGTCTGCATCATATCCGTCAGCTGGGATTTGCATACTTGGTATATCCCGGAGCAAACCACAGCAGATTTGAACACTCTCTTGGAGCGATGCATCTTGCTTCGCTTCTCTGCGGCAGACTCGGACTCGGAGAATCCGAGACAAAAACCATCTGTGCCGCAGCACTTCTTCACGATATCGGGCACGGCCCGTACTCCCATGCAAGCGAACGGCTCATGCAGGAGTACGAACACTTTTCTCACGACGACATCAGTATTCATCTGGCGGATCCTGCAATAGATGCCCAGCTCAAAAAAATATCCGTCAGTCCTGATGAAGTGGCGGCACTTGTTGCAGGCGGACATCCTCACTCAGGCATCATCCATGGAGATCTCGACGTCGACCGGATGGACTACCTGCTCAGGGACGCCCACTATACCGGAGCACCGTACGGAAACTTTGACACAGGAAGACTCATCCAGTCGCTTGAGATCGTTTCTGGCAAACTGGTGCTCAACCAGTCCGGCATCTCAGCAGCCGAGTCGCTTTTGATCGCACGAACTCTGATGGGACCGACCGTCTACTATCATCATGCATGCAGAATCGCCGAAGAGATGTTTCTTCTTGCAGGCCGCTCCCACTTCGGCAGTGATGCCACAGGAGTTGAACAGTTCATGCATCTTGACGACGTGACAGCAGCCGCAGTTCTGCTGAACTCGCCTTCGGCAACGACGCGGGACCTGATCGACCGCATCAGAACGCGGCGGCTCTACAAACGTTCGGTCTACGCTGGCCGCGAACTCGTGGACATCGACCATCTGCCGCAGACCAAAGAAAGCGTCAACCGCATGCACCAGGCGATTGTGGAGACCGCAAGCGTCAGAGACGAAGACGTCATCCTTGACATCCCGCCGCTTCGTAAGGAAATTCGCATGGACGTTCTGGTCAGAAGGCATCATGACCTTGTGCCGTTCAATGAAATTGTTCCCATGCTTGAGATGATGAACGCAACCCGTCACGGCCAGTGGCGGCTTGGTGTGTATGCACCTGCCGAACTTCGCGACCGGGTCGGGGAAGCCGCCCGCGAAGTACTCTCCCTGCGTCACGCAACAAAACAACATAAACTCACAGGTATAATATAAGAGAGATGAAGCGGATCGTTGTCGGAGTTACCGGAGCTTCCGGTACGCTGTACGCAAAACGGCTCATTGAAGCCCTCACGAAAACGGACGGCGTCGAAGTGTATCTGATAATCTCCGACACCGCAAGAACCGTGGCTCGCCTCGAGGAAGTTGATCTTTCCGGCTATCCGGTTCACTATGAAGAGAACTGCGACCTTGCCGCAGGCATTGCAAGCGGCTCGTTTTTGTTTGATGCAATGGTTGTCATACCCTGCAGTATGAAGAGCCTCGCCTCAATTGCGGGCGGTTACGGAGCAACACTGATCTCCCGCGCCGCAGACGTCTGCCTCAAAGAGCGCAGAAAACTGATTCTTGTACCCCGGGAGACCCCGTACTCCCGCGTGCATTTAACCAATATGCTTGCCGCACACGACGCGGGAGCGGTCATCATGCCTGCCTCCCCTCCGCTCTACACGCATCCGGAGACGATCAATGATCTTGCCGACATGATCGCCGCCCGCGTACTGGATCACTGCGGAATTTCCCACACACTTGGATCACGGTGGAAAGAATGAGAGAATTTATCAAACGAATGATTGCCAACGGACTGGTCGAGGAGATATCTGAGCCGGTCTCTTCCATATACGAAGCACCGAAGCAGGCCTACTACAACAGTAAGAAGATGCTCTACTTCCACAACTGCGACGGACACGAATGTGTGATGAACACGATCTTCGACCGCAGGAGTCTCTCGGTTGCGCTGAATATTCCTGAAGACAAACTCGTGAAGACGCTTGCCTCCTGCACCTACTCAGGGAAAACCCATAACGCAGGAAAACTGACGTTTGTTCCGGCAAAGCTTTCGGCACTGCCAATCATGAAACACTTCCCCAAAGACGCAGGCAGATACCTGACGTCGGGCGTGGTCTTCTCTGCACTGGACGGAGTGGAGAACGCTTCGATTCACCGGTTGGAAGTGCTGGACGACACGCATCTGATCGGAAGAATTGTGGAAGGCCGCCACACCTACAAGCTGCTTCAGCAGGCAAAGGCTGCCGGCAAAAAACTCCCGATCGCAATAACTGTCGGAACACATCCTGCGGTAACGTTTGCCGCATGCACCCGCGTGCCGGAAGGAAAGGAGATGGCGTACGCAGCAGAAATTCTTGGTGAGGACATGCCGCTCTATGAATGCCCGAACGGCATCCGCGTACCGGACGCAGAGATTGTTCTCTACGGCTACATGACCGCGGACCTGCATGAAGAAGGTCCGTTCGTTGACATCAGCGGAACGTATGACCCTATCCGCATGCAGCCAGTGATCGAACTCGAAGGCATGGCATGCAAGCCTGACTTCATCTATCACGGCATTGTGCCGGCAGGCGCAGAACACAAGATGCTGATGGGTGCGCCTTATGAGCCGAGGATTTATCAGGCCGCAGCAAACGTGACGAACGTTCGCGACGTGTACCTGACGCCCGGAGGAGCAGGATACTTCCATGCGGTAGTGCAGGTAAAGAAGATGACCAACGGCGACGGCAAGAATGTGATCATGGCAGCGTTCGCCGCCCACACCTCACTGAAGCATGTCGTCGTCGTTGACGAGGACATCAACATCTATGACCCGAACGATGTGGAGTTTGCTATCGCAACACGCGTGCGTGCGGATCAGGATGTGATGATCATCGCAGGCGTTCGCGGCAGTTCACTTGACCCGTGCAGAATCGGTGACGGCATGAATGTGAAGATGGGTATCGACGCGACGATGAATCTCGGGCATGAGGATGAGTTTATCCGTGCCGGATGGGATGAATAAGTAAGGAGTGAAAAATGGAACTGGATACATACGATCAGGCACTGCTAAACGGCGAACATGGCGAGAGCCGTCAGAAGATGATGGAGATACTGCTTGCTCTCGGCAAAATTTTCGATGCCGAACGCTTTATTCCGGTAAAGAGTGTGCAGGTTTCCGGAGCTTCGTTCAAAACGATTGGCGACGCAGGTCTTGAGTGGCTGTCAAGCATTGATGCAAAGGCAGTCGTGCCGGCATTTTTAAATCCGATCGGCATGCCTCGCGAAGGTTGGGAAGAGCTCGGCATTCCGGGAAGTTTTGCCGAGAAACAGAAACAGGTAAACGAGGCATACATCAGGCTCGGCATCCGGCCGACCTGTACGTGCACGCCGTATTATTTCAGCATTGTTGAGCGCGGCGACCATCTTGCATGGTCCGAGTCTTCGGCTGTCAGCTACGCAAACTCAGTGCTTGGCGCACGAACGAACCGCGAGGGCGGACCTTCCGCTCTCGCGGCTGCCCTGACCGGCAAGACGCCTGAGTACGGTCTGCACATTGTGAAGAACCGGTTGCCAAAGATTGAGTTCCGCTTAGATGATCCTGAAGCCACAAAAAACTGGACGAATGCTGAGTACGGTGCGCTCGGTGTTGTTGCAGGTGCAGTTGCCGGCAACAAAATTCCTCTGTTCATGGATATTCGGCCGAACCGCGATATGCTGAAGAGTCTTGGCGCTGCAATGGCCGCGTCCGGAGCGGTCGCACTCTATCATGTAAACGGAATTACACCTGAGTCAAGGTTCCCGTTCTTCAAGAAACACTTCGCCGAGGACGATCTTGAAGTCGTCACAATCGAAGTTGCCGAAGTGCTGAATGTGTTCGCTGAAC is a window from the Methanorbis rubei genome containing:
- a CDS encoding HD domain-containing protein; this translates as MPKHIKDPVHGYIEVPADLVPLVDTTIVQRLHHIRQLGFAYLVYPGANHSRFEHSLGAMHLASLLCGRLGLGESETKTICAAALLHDIGHGPYSHASERLMQEYEHFSHDDISIHLADPAIDAQLKKISVSPDEVAALVAGGHPHSGIIHGDLDVDRMDYLLRDAHYTGAPYGNFDTGRLIQSLEIVSGKLVLNQSGISAAESLLIARTLMGPTVYYHHACRIAEEMFLLAGRSHFGSDATGVEQFMHLDDVTAAAVLLNSPSATTRDLIDRIRTRRLYKRSVYAGRELVDIDHLPQTKESVNRMHQAIVETASVRDEDVILDIPPLRKEIRMDVLVRRHHDLVPFNEIVPMLEMMNATRHGQWRLGVYAPAELRDRVGEAAREVLSLRHATKQHKLTGII
- a CDS encoding UbiX family flavin prenyltransferase: MKRIVVGVTGASGTLYAKRLIEALTKTDGVEVYLIISDTARTVARLEEVDLSGYPVHYEENCDLAAGIASGSFLFDAMVVIPCSMKSLASIAGGYGATLISRAADVCLKERRKLILVPRETPYSRVHLTNMLAAHDAGAVIMPASPPLYTHPETINDLADMIAARVLDHCGISHTLGSRWKE
- a CDS encoding UbiD family decarboxylase — its product is MREFIKRMIANGLVEEISEPVSSIYEAPKQAYYNSKKMLYFHNCDGHECVMNTIFDRRSLSVALNIPEDKLVKTLASCTYSGKTHNAGKLTFVPAKLSALPIMKHFPKDAGRYLTSGVVFSALDGVENASIHRLEVLDDTHLIGRIVEGRHTYKLLQQAKAAGKKLPIAITVGTHPAVTFAACTRVPEGKEMAYAAEILGEDMPLYECPNGIRVPDAEIVLYGYMTADLHEEGPFVDISGTYDPIRMQPVIELEGMACKPDFIYHGIVPAGAEHKMLMGAPYEPRIYQAAANVTNVRDVYLTPGGAGYFHAVVQVKKMTNGDGKNVIMAAFAAHTSLKHVVVVDEDINIYDPNDVEFAIATRVRADQDVMIIAGVRGSSLDPCRIGDGMNVKMGIDATMNLGHEDEFIRAGWDE
- a CDS encoding aconitase X catalytic domain-containing protein — translated: MELDTYDQALLNGEHGESRQKMMEILLALGKIFDAERFIPVKSVQVSGASFKTIGDAGLEWLSSIDAKAVVPAFLNPIGMPREGWEELGIPGSFAEKQKQVNEAYIRLGIRPTCTCTPYYFSIVERGDHLAWSESSAVSYANSVLGARTNREGGPSALAAALTGKTPEYGLHIVKNRLPKIEFRLDDPEATKNWTNAEYGALGVVAGAVAGNKIPLFMDIRPNRDMLKSLGAAMAASGAVALYHVNGITPESRFPFFKKHFAEDDLEVVTIEVAEVLNVFAELEVTAVAIGCPHLSKEEVTRVAQLLSGKKTVMPFYVFIAEEMRASCSAELGIIEKSGAKVVPDTCMVVSPLMDHTGSVMTNSGKAFSYLPGMCGVTPRMGTLEECVRVGCGE